In the genome of Streptomyces lydicus, the window TCTCCGCGACGGGGAGATCCACTGGTACGGCGGCAACTTCAGCGCCTACGAACACGCCCTGGCCGTCGAACAGGAAGCGGCCGAGCGGACGGTGCGGGCCGCCGAGGCCGACGTGCAGCGCCAGAAACGCGAACTGGCCGACGCGCAGATCAAATTGGCCCGCAGAGTGCGCTACGGCAACAAGATGAACGCCAACAAGCGCGAGCCGAAGATCGTCATGAACGAGCGCAAGAGGGAGGCCCAGGTATCCGCGGGCAAGCACCGCACCCTGCACACCGAACGCCTCAAGGAGGCCAGGGAACGCCTCGACGAGGCGGCCGAGGCGGTCCGGGAGGACGACGAGATCCGCATCGACCTGCCGCATACCGCCGTACCGCCGGGCCGCACGGTGCTCACCCTGCACGCCCTGCGCACCCGTTTCGGCGCCCGCGCCGAGCTGGAGGTACGCGGCCCCGAACGCCTCGCGCTGACCGGCCGCAACGGCTCCGGCAAGACCACCCTGCTGAGGACCCTCGCCGGGGAGATCCCCCCACAGGAGGGCGCCGCACAGACCCATGTCCCCTTCCGCTTCCTGCCGCAGCGGCTGGACGTCCTCGACCCCGCGCTGACCGTGGCCGAGAACGTCGCCCGCTTCGCCCCGGACGCCACCAACAACCGCATCCGGGCCCGGCTCGCCCGCTTCCTGTTCAAGGGCGCACGGGCCGACCAGCAGGCCGGCACGCTCTCCGGCGGCGAACGCTTCCGCGCCTCGCTCGCCGCGCTGATGCTGGCCGAGCCGGCCCCCCAGCTGCTGCTGCTCGACGAACCGACCAACAACCTCGACCTCGCGTCGGTCCGCCGGCTGGTCACGGCCCTGGAGTCCTACGAGGGCGCGCTTCTCGTCGTCAGCCACGACCCGGCGTTCCTGAGGGACATCGGGA includes:
- a CDS encoding ABC-F family ATP-binding cassette domain-containing protein, coding for MPPTSANSAAIVCTGLGFSWPDGSPVLENLPLAVGPGRTGLIGSNGAGKSTLLKLIAGDLSPTAGSVKVAGEVGYLPQHAPLDTHLRVDEALGIAAARAALHAIEGGDPSEEHFTAIGDDWDVEERARATLDQLGLPGLDLDRTIGEVSGGEGVLLRLAALLLRRPDVLLLDEPTNNLDGPARQRLYDAVTGWSGVLVVVSHDRELLELVDRIADLRDGEIHWYGGNFSAYEHALAVEQEAAERTVRAAEADVQRQKRELADAQIKLARRVRYGNKMNANKREPKIVMNERKREAQVSAGKHRTLHTERLKEARERLDEAAEAVREDDEIRIDLPHTAVPPGRTVLTLHALRTRFGARAELEVRGPERLALTGRNGSGKTTLLRTLAGEIPPQEGAAQTHVPFRFLPQRLDVLDPALTVAENVARFAPDATNNRIRARLARFLFKGARADQQAGTLSGGERFRASLAALMLAEPAPQLLLLDEPTNNLDLASVRRLVTALESYEGALLVVSHDPAFLRDIGITRRLVLEDGELTDIATL